One Candidatus Aminicenantes bacterium DNA segment encodes these proteins:
- a CDS encoding alpha-galactosidase yields MKRIAGPLLILALVIPAAALVDPLSVHDRAARDKFAAAYVGKLQTPAVSFQYGGKPSAGLFKSWPAVTDTQTAGTKTIRTTVYTDPATKLQVTVVTTMYSDFPAVEWVARFKNAGGKDTPIIEGLQACDVVLADRPAGAATLYRALGSSATRSDFAPVQDALAINAEVVFGPSGGRSSDSTALPFFNIASDGAGVMAAIGWSGSWTAAVKRTGPQAIRLRAGQSATRFVLHPGEEVRIPSVALVFWKAPDRLAGHNLFRRFILAHHSPFPKTPLAMLPFSSSVGSGGPLPCNEHVCATESYVLAAIDRLRQFKLEPDACWIDAGWYENASISWWAGVGNWTINKANFPRGFRPITDATRAWDGKRFVLWFEPERVYEGTRIDREHPEWVTKLPGNPNRLLNLGDPQALRWLIGEIARFLKAEGVSIYRQDFNFDPALYWKAMDAPDRVGVAEMKHIAGLYAFWDGLLAAQPGLLIDNCASGGRRIDLETVGRSVPLWRTDYSYFEPNGYQCHTYGLHLYLPWSGTGNNDPRKYNFRSSMNGAVVTGWELNNSFPIPLAQDDIAEFRALRPYFLADYYPLTEYSTGDEAWAAFQWDRPEERDGIVLAFRRPSAPAASIVVRLRGLDPEGDYEASFEDYGIAVVKTGRELGQGLSVKIPDAPGSLLIRYKRVR; encoded by the coding sequence ATGAAACGCATCGCCGGCCCGCTGCTCATCCTGGCCCTTGTCATCCCCGCCGCCGCGCTGGTCGATCCCTTGTCCGTCCACGACCGCGCGGCCCGGGACAAGTTCGCCGCGGCCTATGTCGGAAAGCTCCAAACTCCCGCTGTCTCGTTCCAATACGGCGGCAAGCCGTCCGCGGGCCTGTTCAAGTCCTGGCCCGCGGTCACCGACACCCAAACGGCCGGGACGAAAACCATCCGTACCACCGTTTACACCGACCCTGCGACCAAGCTCCAGGTGACGGTCGTGACGACCATGTATTCCGATTTTCCGGCCGTCGAGTGGGTGGCCCGGTTCAAGAACGCGGGCGGCAAGGACACGCCGATCATCGAGGGCCTCCAAGCCTGCGACGTGGTCCTGGCCGACCGCCCCGCGGGCGCCGCGACGCTTTACCGCGCTCTGGGCAGCAGCGCCACGCGCAGCGACTTCGCCCCGGTCCAGGACGCTTTAGCGATCAATGCCGAAGTGGTGTTCGGCCCCTCCGGCGGGCGGTCATCGGACTCGACGGCTCTGCCGTTCTTCAACATCGCCTCTGATGGCGCCGGGGTCATGGCCGCGATCGGCTGGAGCGGCAGCTGGACCGCCGCCGTGAAGAGGACCGGGCCGCAGGCCATCCGCCTGAGAGCCGGCCAGTCCGCGACGCGCTTCGTTCTTCACCCCGGCGAGGAAGTCCGCATCCCCTCCGTGGCCCTCGTCTTCTGGAAGGCCCCCGACCGTCTGGCCGGGCACAATCTTTTCCGGCGCTTCATCCTGGCCCACCACTCGCCGTTCCCGAAGACTCCCCTGGCCATGCTGCCGTTCAGCAGCAGCGTCGGCTCCGGCGGCCCGCTGCCCTGCAACGAGCACGTCTGCGCCACCGAGAGCTATGTCCTGGCCGCCATCGATCGTCTGCGACAGTTCAAGCTCGAGCCGGACGCCTGCTGGATCGACGCCGGCTGGTACGAGAACGCTTCCATCTCGTGGTGGGCGGGTGTGGGCAACTGGACCATCAACAAAGCCAACTTCCCGCGCGGCTTCAGGCCGATCACCGACGCCACTCGGGCCTGGGACGGCAAGCGCTTCGTCCTGTGGTTCGAGCCCGAGCGGGTCTACGAGGGAACGCGGATTGACCGGGAGCATCCGGAGTGGGTGACCAAGCTGCCCGGCAATCCCAACCGCCTGCTCAACCTGGGCGACCCCCAAGCCCTCCGCTGGCTCATCGGCGAAATCGCACGCTTCCTCAAAGCCGAGGGCGTCTCGATCTACCGGCAGGACTTCAACTTCGACCCGGCGCTCTATTGGAAGGCTATGGACGCTCCCGACCGCGTCGGCGTCGCGGAGATGAAGCACATCGCGGGGCTTTATGCCTTCTGGGACGGCCTGCTGGCCGCCCAGCCCGGCCTGCTGATCGACAACTGCGCCTCCGGCGGCCGCCGCATCGACCTGGAGACCGTCGGCCGCAGCGTGCCGCTGTGGCGCACCGACTACTCCTACTTCGAGCCCAACGGCTACCAGTGCCACACCTACGGCCTGCACCTCTACCTGCCGTGGAGCGGAACGGGCAACAACGACCCGCGCAAGTACAACTTCCGCAGCTCCATGAACGGAGCCGTGGTCACGGGCTGGGAGCTCAACAACTCGTTCCCGATCCCCCTGGCCCAGGACGACATCGCCGAGTTCCGCGCCCTGCGCCCCTACTTCCTTGCCGACTACTATCCGCTGACCGAATATTCGACCGGCGACGAGGCCTGGGCCGCCTTCCAATGGGACAGGCCCGAGGAGCGCGACGGAATTGTCCTGGCCTTCCGTCGGCCGTCGGCGCCGGCCGCCTCGATCGTCGTCCGCCTGCGCGGGCTCGACCCGGAGGGGGACTACGAGGCCAGCTTCGAGGATTACGGGATCGCCGTGGTCAAGACGGGCCGCGAGCTGGGCCAGGGGCTGTCGGTCAAGATTCCGGATGCGCCGGGCTCGCTGCTCATCCGCTACAAGCGGGTGAGGTAG